The following coding sequences lie in one Porphyromonas asaccharolytica DSM 20707 genomic window:
- a CDS encoding MotA/TolQ/ExbB proton channel family protein produces the protein MKKLFATLSCMALLTLGLTQMTYAQEATADAVDSATTEQVTPTPVEEAVEVDMEAVMEQDATADQSFHQALKTKFIEGGADFMALIALVLILGLVLCLERIIYLNLADNNYEAFLRKLEEALNRGDMNGAKEIARNTRGPVASIAYQALMRFDQGIDVVERSIVSYGGVQGGLLEKNLSWITLFIAIAPSLGFLGTVVGMVMAFDKIEKVGDISPTVVAGGMKVALITTIGGLIVAMILQVFYNYILSKVESILNRMEDASITLVDFAIKYNLHK, from the coding sequence ATGAAAAAGTTATTTGCAACGTTATCATGCATGGCTCTACTCACACTGGGCCTCACACAGATGACCTACGCACAGGAGGCTACCGCAGATGCTGTAGACTCTGCAACTACAGAGCAGGTGACACCTACTCCCGTTGAAGAGGCTGTCGAAGTCGACATGGAGGCTGTCATGGAGCAAGATGCTACCGCTGATCAGTCTTTCCACCAGGCTCTTAAGACCAAGTTCATCGAGGGTGGTGCTGACTTTATGGCACTCATCGCACTCGTCTTGATCCTCGGTCTTGTTCTCTGCCTAGAGCGTATCATCTACCTCAACCTAGCAGACAATAACTACGAGGCATTCCTACGCAAGCTCGAGGAGGCTCTCAACCGCGGTGACATGAACGGAGCTAAGGAGATCGCACGCAACACACGCGGTCCTGTTGCTTCCATCGCATACCAAGCACTCATGCGCTTTGATCAGGGCATCGACGTTGTCGAGCGTTCTATCGTCTCCTACGGAGGTGTACAGGGTGGACTTCTTGAGAAGAACCTCTCTTGGATTACCCTCTTCATCGCTATTGCTCCTTCACTCGGATTCCTTGGTACCGTCGTTGGTATGGTCATGGCATTCGATAAGATTGAGAAGGTAGGTGATATCAGCCCGACGGTCGTCGCTGGTGGTATGAAGGTGGCTCTAATCACGACCATCGGTGGTCTGATCGTCGCCATGATCCTACAGGTCTTCTACAATTACATCCTATCTAAGGTTGAGTCTATCCTCAATCGTATGGAGGATGCTTCAATCACGCTAGTTGACTTTGCTATCAAGTACAACCTCCATAAGTAA
- a CDS encoding TatD family hydrolase codes for MLIDTHTHIYGVEYDSDREAVISAAGQAGVGYMVMPNVDLTSLPLLVETHHTYPDRTAMALGLHPTSVETDYAEQLRQLRQYIAESSEAIVAIGEVGLDFYWDRTYVDEQQKALIEQVGWATELDLPVILHVRSALDETIDLLTSHFAPEKLRGVFHCFEGEETQLQRILDHLPLMMIGVNGNVTYKRSRTARLLSQIPLDKMLLETDAPYLAPIPQRGKRNEPAYLVHTASYVADQIGISLESLAEHTTSNAIRLFSLDLIA; via the coding sequence ATGCTGATAGATACCCACACACATATATATGGTGTCGAGTATGACTCTGATAGAGAGGCGGTCATCTCAGCAGCCGGTCAGGCGGGGGTAGGCTATATGGTTATGCCCAATGTAGATCTCACGTCACTCCCTCTACTAGTCGAGACGCACCACACCTATCCTGATCGTACAGCGATGGCTCTAGGACTGCACCCCACCTCCGTGGAGACAGACTACGCAGAGCAGCTACGTCAGCTACGCCAATACATAGCTGAGTCTAGTGAGGCAATCGTAGCGATAGGGGAGGTCGGACTAGACTTCTACTGGGATCGTACCTACGTTGACGAGCAGCAGAAAGCTCTCATCGAGCAGGTCGGATGGGCTACAGAGCTAGATCTACCGGTGATACTACATGTACGGTCAGCCCTGGACGAGACAATCGACCTCTTGACCTCTCACTTCGCTCCCGAGAAGCTCCGTGGAGTTTTTCACTGCTTCGAAGGCGAAGAGACACAGCTGCAGCGCATATTGGATCACTTGCCACTGATGATGATAGGGGTCAATGGCAACGTAACCTATAAGCGGTCTCGCACCGCTCGACTACTGTCTCAGATCCCTCTAGACAAGATGTTACTAGAGACAGACGCACCCTATTTGGCTCCTATTCCCCAGCGGGGGAAGCGCAATGAGCCAGCATATTTAGTTCATACAGCTAGCTATGTCGCAGATCAGATTGGCATCTCACTAGAGAGCCTGGCAGAGCATACGACAAGTAACGCTATACGACTCTTTTCCTTAGACTTAATCGCTTAG
- a CDS encoding polyprenyl synthetase family protein, giving the protein MSHSLEAKDLKACRQIVQDTLQSLMLDKRTPQALYAPIRYTLEQEGAKRVRPVLALLMQAYLRPEAPLAASPIVALEVFHNFTLLHDDVMDNSPVRRGKPSVYAKYGLTPAILSGDAMLILAYQMLTEGVSPEMLPDLIQNFNKMATLIMEGQQLDLEYEQLDYVSKEQYLEMIGYKTAVLIATATRFGAILSKGSVTELESSYAFGWNLGLAFQLQDDYLDLYGDSETFGKPLGGDILEGKKTILHTLAYATASQAQRQALTETMRRSNEQAEEKISAVKTLYDEMDIATQVQALVRDYLAEAQKALDALESALGREATQLRAFVSKIAERNT; this is encoded by the coding sequence ATGTCTCATTCATTAGAAGCCAAAGACCTGAAAGCTTGTCGTCAGATAGTGCAGGATACGCTGCAGAGTCTGATGCTAGATAAGCGCACTCCTCAAGCTCTTTACGCTCCGATACGGTATACGCTGGAGCAAGAGGGGGCTAAGCGTGTGCGTCCTGTCTTGGCTCTCTTGATGCAGGCGTACTTACGTCCTGAGGCGCCCTTGGCAGCATCTCCTATAGTAGCTCTAGAGGTCTTTCACAACTTCACGCTACTACATGATGATGTGATGGACAATTCCCCCGTGCGACGTGGCAAGCCGTCGGTCTATGCTAAGTATGGACTGACACCTGCCATCCTCTCGGGAGATGCTATGCTAATTCTAGCTTATCAGATGCTTACAGAAGGTGTCTCTCCTGAGATGCTCCCTGATCTGATACAGAACTTTAATAAGATGGCTACGCTCATCATGGAGGGTCAGCAGTTAGACCTAGAGTATGAGCAGCTAGACTATGTCTCTAAGGAGCAATACTTAGAGATGATCGGCTATAAGACAGCGGTCTTGATAGCCACGGCAACGCGCTTTGGAGCTATCCTCTCTAAGGGGAGTGTTACAGAGCTCGAGTCCTCTTACGCTTTTGGGTGGAACCTCGGGTTAGCCTTTCAGCTTCAAGATGACTACTTAGATCTATACGGAGATAGCGAGACCTTTGGCAAGCCTCTCGGAGGTGACATCCTAGAGGGCAAGAAGACTATCCTCCATACACTCGCCTATGCAACCGCTTCTCAAGCTCAGCGACAAGCACTCACAGAGACGATGCGTAGATCTAACGAGCAGGCTGAAGAGAAGATCTCTGCAGTCAAGACTCTATATGACGAGATGGACATAGCTACCCAAGTGCAGGCACTCGTGCGAGACTACTTAGCAGAGGCGCAGAAGGCACTAGACGCTTTGGAATCCGCTTTGGGTAGAGAGGCTACGCAGTTGCGAGCTTTTGTATCCAAAATAGCTGAGCGCAACACTTAA
- a CDS encoding energy transducer TonB: protein MEIKKSPQADLRRTIPLSLAIGFVLALGILYTALEWTSTKDDSADETTALNIADMEDALIINEQQEEQPEPEPEAPQEVVEVALPEEFKVVDDNKEVAKISIVSVDQDRELPPPPVIVQPVQTVEEPEDQIFEIVENPAVPPMGDIPSMLKWIANHIEYPQSALDNNIQGKVVLRFVVEKDGSIGDVIVARKVDPALDKEAIRVLKSMPKWTPGKQRGKPVRSYFTLPIAFTIG, encoded by the coding sequence ATGGAAATCAAGAAATCACCCCAAGCAGACCTAAGAAGGACGATACCCTTATCGTTGGCTATAGGTTTCGTCTTAGCTCTAGGTATCCTTTATACCGCTCTAGAGTGGACCTCTACAAAGGACGATAGTGCAGATGAAACGACCGCACTCAATATCGCTGATATGGAGGATGCGCTCATCATCAATGAGCAGCAAGAAGAGCAACCTGAACCAGAACCTGAGGCTCCACAGGAGGTCGTAGAGGTAGCACTACCTGAGGAATTTAAGGTTGTGGACGATAATAAGGAGGTTGCTAAGATTTCAATTGTCTCTGTAGACCAAGATCGTGAGCTACCACCGCCACCCGTTATTGTACAGCCTGTACAGACCGTCGAGGAGCCTGAGGATCAGATCTTCGAGATCGTCGAGAATCCCGCCGTACCACCCATGGGAGATATCCCCTCAATGCTTAAGTGGATTGCTAATCACATCGAGTATCCACAGAGTGCTCTAGACAACAACATACAGGGCAAGGTCGTGCTCCGCTTCGTCGTGGAGAAGGACGGCTCTATCGGAGATGTAATTGTAGCACGCAAGGTAGACCCGGCACTAGACAAAGAGGCTATCCGTGTGCTTAAGTCTATGCCTAAGTGGACGCCAGGTAAGCAGCGTGGTAAGCCCGTACGCTCTTACTTCACACTTCCTATCGCCTTTACCATTGGTTAA
- a CDS encoding MFS transporter has product MTETMQLKTLRDNAGMRWLALALVALTMFFAYMFVDILSPVKTMVESELNWNSTVFGTYGGSEFFINVFFFFLIFAGIILDKMGVRFTFLLSGSLMVIGALIKLYALSPSFNAGGFGYNFFNSFWPAMPASAKLACVGFALFGCGTEMGGVTVSRSIVKWFEGKEMALAMGIEMAVARLGVFAVFWLSPMIAEQYGTVRASVFFGTCLLVVALLLYVVYFFMDRKLDHQLEAAHAAIEQEEEEPFKFRDLGHVFGNSMFWIVAILCVLYYSAIFPFQKFATEMLVSNVGFEADVAAKIFSLFPVGAMVITPILGFYLDARGKGATMLIIGAILMIVCHGTFAFFPFSTVSHGLAATIAIIAIVVLGISFSLVPAALWPSVPKIIPGKVLGSAYSAIFWIQNIGLMAVPMLIGAILDANNQNVAPGQPKDYFQAMLVFTAFGVVALITAILLKAADKKKGYGLELPNIKK; this is encoded by the coding sequence ATGACTGAAACTATGCAACTAAAGACCCTGCGAGACAACGCAGGGATGAGATGGCTAGCACTGGCACTAGTCGCACTCACGATGTTCTTTGCCTACATGTTTGTGGACATCCTCTCACCTGTCAAAACGATGGTTGAGTCCGAGCTCAACTGGAACTCCACCGTCTTCGGCACCTATGGAGGTAGTGAGTTCTTTATCAACGTATTCTTCTTCTTCCTCATCTTCGCTGGTATCATTCTAGACAAGATGGGTGTACGCTTTACATTCCTCCTATCAGGCTCTCTGATGGTGATCGGAGCTTTGATCAAGCTGTACGCACTGAGTCCCTCGTTTAATGCAGGAGGCTTCGGGTATAACTTCTTCAATAGCTTCTGGCCAGCTATGCCAGCCTCTGCAAAGCTAGCTTGTGTGGGCTTTGCGCTCTTCGGCTGCGGTACAGAGATGGGAGGCGTGACGGTCTCTCGATCGATCGTTAAGTGGTTTGAGGGCAAGGAGATGGCTCTAGCAATGGGTATTGAGATGGCAGTAGCTCGTCTAGGTGTCTTTGCTGTTTTTTGGCTATCACCGATGATCGCTGAGCAGTATGGTACTGTACGTGCGTCTGTCTTCTTTGGCACCTGTCTCCTTGTAGTAGCACTACTCCTTTACGTCGTTTACTTCTTTATGGATAGAAAGCTCGACCATCAGCTAGAAGCAGCTCACGCTGCTATAGAGCAAGAGGAGGAGGAGCCCTTTAAGTTTAGAGACCTCGGCCATGTCTTTGGCAATTCGATGTTTTGGATCGTTGCGATCCTCTGCGTGCTCTATTACTCAGCTATCTTCCCCTTCCAGAAGTTTGCTACTGAGATGCTTGTGAGCAACGTAGGCTTTGAGGCTGATGTAGCTGCTAAGATCTTTAGTCTCTTCCCAGTAGGTGCTATGGTTATAACCCCAATCTTGGGCTTCTACCTAGATGCTCGTGGTAAGGGTGCGACGATGCTTATAATTGGAGCTATCCTGATGATTGTCTGCCATGGTACGTTCGCTTTCTTCCCATTCAGCACGGTATCTCATGGGCTGGCGGCTACGATCGCTATCATAGCAATCGTAGTACTAGGTATCTCCTTCTCTCTAGTTCCAGCTGCTCTGTGGCCTTCTGTACCTAAGATTATCCCAGGTAAGGTGCTAGGCTCCGCTTACTCAGCTATCTTCTGGATTCAGAACATCGGTCTGATGGCTGTACCTATGCTCATCGGTGCTATCCTCGATGCTAACAACCAAAACGTAGCTCCTGGACAGCCTAAGGACTACTTCCAGGCTATGCTCGTCTTTACTGCATTTGGTGTAGTAGCTCTCATAACGGCTATACTCCTTAAGGCAGCAGATAAGAAGAAGGGCTACGGTCTTGAGTTGCCGAACATTAAGAAGTAA
- a CDS encoding bifunctional folylpolyglutamate synthase/dihydrofolate synthase gives MNYKETVDYLYQATPCYQNQGDDAYKPGLERMQQMCEAIGNPQRYIRTIHVGGTNGKGSTTSLIASVLTAAGYKVGLFTSPHLVDFRERIRINGEMISEEEVVAFVERTRPLIESVGPSFFEYTTLMAFEHFHTHDVDYAVIEVGLGGRLDSTNVILPKLSIITNISIDHTQYLGNTLEAIAYEKAGIIKEGVHAVIGNAGGSVRELFEQVADERHAPITFCEDEHTIKRYDELHPGMRLDTVDYGLIETPLSGDAQLENAHTVLTALRILDDKVLDTPLTHEVVARGFAELYKLSGLRGRWETLSTDPHIVCDTAHNPAGIAVVAHQLEEESYDHLYIIIGMSADKDIDTNLALLPSSARYYFCTTASQRTLPAEELQQRAEAIGLRGRAYPSVEEALREVVALANAGDLIFVGGSNFIVAELLKSYPLIQKERPVPMEG, from the coding sequence ATGAACTATAAAGAAACGGTAGACTATCTCTACCAAGCGACCCCTTGCTACCAAAACCAAGGGGACGATGCCTATAAGCCTGGCCTAGAGCGTATGCAGCAGATGTGCGAGGCTATAGGCAATCCTCAGCGATACATACGTACCATCCATGTGGGCGGTACAAATGGTAAGGGCTCGACTACCTCGCTCATAGCTTCTGTGCTGACAGCTGCAGGCTACAAGGTGGGACTCTTTACCTCGCCACACCTAGTGGACTTTCGTGAGCGCATACGGATCAATGGCGAGATGATCTCCGAGGAGGAGGTGGTCGCTTTTGTCGAGCGGACGCGTCCCCTGATTGAGTCTGTCGGACCCTCATTCTTTGAGTACACGACCTTGATGGCGTTTGAGCATTTCCACACCCATGATGTGGACTATGCTGTCATTGAGGTGGGGCTAGGAGGACGACTAGACAGTACCAATGTGATACTGCCTAAGCTCTCGATCATAACTAACATAAGTATCGACCATACGCAGTATCTCGGTAATACGCTTGAAGCAATTGCCTATGAGAAGGCGGGGATCATCAAGGAGGGCGTCCATGCAGTCATTGGGAATGCTGGAGGCTCTGTACGTGAGCTCTTTGAGCAGGTGGCTGACGAGCGTCATGCACCGATTACGTTCTGCGAAGATGAGCACACGATCAAGCGATACGATGAGCTACACCCTGGTATGCGACTAGACACCGTCGACTATGGTCTCATAGAGACTCCGCTCTCGGGTGATGCGCAGCTGGAAAATGCGCATACCGTCTTGACGGCATTACGCATCTTGGATGACAAAGTACTCGACACACCACTCACTCATGAGGTGGTGGCACGAGGCTTTGCTGAGCTATACAAGCTCTCGGGACTGCGTGGTCGCTGGGAGACGCTCTCGACAGATCCACATATCGTCTGCGACACGGCTCACAATCCCGCTGGGATCGCTGTCGTAGCTCATCAGCTCGAAGAGGAGTCCTATGATCACCTATATATAATAATAGGTATGAGTGCCGACAAGGATATAGATACCAATCTGGCACTCCTGCCCTCATCGGCTCGTTATTACTTCTGCACGACGGCATCACAGCGTACACTACCCGCCGAGGAGCTACAGCAACGAGCTGAGGCTATCGGTCTAAGGGGAAGAGCCTATCCCTCGGTAGAGGAGGCTCTGCGAGAGGTCGTGGCACTCGCCAATGCCGGTGACTTGATCTTCGTCGGTGGTAGCAACTTCATTGTTGCCGAGCTACTCAAGAGCTATCCATTGATACAAAAAGAGCGTCCAGTCCCTATGGAGGGCTAG
- a CDS encoding adenylosuccinate synthase has translation MNKKKVDVLLGLQWGDEGKGKIVDVLTPGYQMVARFQGGPNAGHTLEFEGQRYVLRSIPSGIFQGNKLNLIGNGVVLDPVLLREEAEQLAQSGHNIKKRLVISRKAHLILPTHRLLDAAQELSKGAAKIGTTGKGIGPCYTDKVARTGLRVGDIERDFATRYKAVRDRHVDLLQKMGADLSKLPEMEEAFYQAIEYLKGYQFVDSEILVNEALEEGLNVLAEGAQGSLLDVDFGTYPFVTSSNTVSAGCCIGLGISPKAIGRVYGIFKAYCTRVGSGPFPTELQDEVGHMMADRGHEFGAVTGRPRRCGWIDLVALRYTIMLSGVTHLIMMKSDVLDTLSTIKACVAYRIGDKEYKNMPYSLEADIEPIYQELPGWQTPLDGCRSEQDLPDAFRHYVAFLEAQLRVPISIISVGPDRSQTIMRKLNNEL, from the coding sequence ATGAACAAGAAAAAGGTAGACGTCCTACTCGGACTACAATGGGGCGATGAGGGCAAAGGCAAAATCGTTGACGTCCTAACCCCAGGCTATCAGATGGTAGCACGCTTTCAAGGAGGTCCTAATGCAGGGCATACACTGGAGTTTGAGGGACAGCGCTACGTATTGCGTTCGATCCCCTCAGGTATTTTTCAGGGCAACAAGCTCAACCTGATCGGCAATGGTGTCGTACTCGACCCCGTCCTGCTACGTGAGGAGGCTGAGCAGTTGGCGCAGAGCGGTCATAACATCAAGAAGCGGCTAGTCATATCCCGCAAGGCACACCTGATCCTCCCGACGCATCGTCTGCTAGATGCTGCTCAGGAGCTCTCTAAGGGCGCTGCTAAGATTGGTACCACAGGCAAGGGTATAGGACCCTGCTATACGGACAAAGTGGCTCGTACGGGACTGCGTGTCGGTGATATCGAGCGAGACTTCGCGACCCGCTACAAGGCTGTACGGGATCGTCACGTGGATCTATTGCAGAAGATGGGTGCTGACCTCTCTAAGCTACCTGAGATGGAGGAGGCCTTCTACCAAGCCATTGAGTACCTCAAGGGCTACCAGTTTGTAGACAGTGAGATCCTTGTCAATGAAGCCCTAGAGGAGGGACTGAACGTCCTTGCTGAAGGCGCTCAGGGCTCGCTACTAGATGTGGACTTTGGTACCTACCCCTTTGTGACGAGCAGTAACACGGTGAGTGCCGGGTGCTGTATCGGTCTTGGCATCTCGCCCAAGGCGATAGGTCGCGTCTATGGTATCTTCAAGGCATACTGTACACGTGTTGGGTCAGGTCCCTTCCCCACAGAGCTACAAGATGAGGTGGGGCATATGATGGCAGATCGAGGCCATGAGTTTGGCGCAGTCACGGGTCGTCCTCGTCGCTGCGGCTGGATAGACCTTGTAGCCCTGCGCTACACGATTATGCTCAGTGGCGTGACTCATCTGATCATGATGAAGAGTGATGTGCTCGATACGCTCTCTACGATCAAGGCTTGTGTCGCCTACCGCATAGGAGATAAGGAGTACAAGAATATGCCGTACTCCCTCGAGGCAGACATAGAGCCTATCTACCAGGAGCTCCCAGGATGGCAGACACCGCTAGATGGCTGTCGCTCGGAGCAAGATCTACCAGACGCTTTCCGTCACTATGTAGCCTTCCTAGAGGCACAGCTACGAGTACCTATCTCGATCATATCTGTAGGGCCTGACCGCTCACAGACCATCATGCGCAAGCTCAACAATGAACTATAA
- a CDS encoding Fur family transcriptional regulator produces the protein MMSDLVSPFKAFLKQHGYQLTSERVEIAQVVSQQRRIFTTEELMAQLKEGGYRQSRGTVYSTVRLLAEAGLIVQLPQSSEAHYLTSEQASLYAVCRCRCCGAEVLYRQPRRLKALRHTTMHRYRLAQPLLIFYGLCQRCERETAKTNNKKSATQSSGLQKATSNR, from the coding sequence ATGATGTCGGATTTGGTGTCGCCTTTTAAGGCCTTTCTCAAGCAGCACGGCTATCAGCTGACTTCTGAGCGAGTAGAGATCGCCCAGGTGGTCAGTCAGCAACGTCGTATCTTTACGACCGAGGAGCTGATGGCTCAGCTTAAGGAGGGGGGCTATCGCCAGAGCCGAGGCACGGTCTATAGTACGGTGCGTCTGCTAGCTGAGGCGGGTCTGATCGTACAGCTTCCGCAGTCGAGTGAGGCGCATTACCTCACGAGTGAGCAGGCTAGTCTTTATGCTGTCTGTCGCTGTCGTTGCTGTGGCGCTGAGGTGCTCTATAGACAGCCTCGACGTCTTAAGGCGCTACGTCATACTACGATGCATCGATATCGTCTGGCGCAGCCGCTGCTGATCTTCTACGGGCTATGCCAGCGCTGCGAGCGTGAGACTGCTAAAACGAATAATAAGAAGTCGGCGACTCAATCGAGTGGGCTACAAAAAGCCACCTCAAACCGCTGA